One Azotosporobacter soli genomic region harbors:
- a CDS encoding acyltransferase — MNRYIELDSLRGIAAFSVMLSHVLIVYPAFYQNTYDQGYLTILNWLKYSPLHLFWVGQEAVLFFFILSGFVLYLPYRNERQLPYKKYLIKRICRIYLPYLATLLFAYLLRSLSDSEKIPELSYWFNELWSRPYSWKTIASHSSLVGSFDTNALNPVIWSLVDEMRISILFPLLAVFVLRYNWKIVALLCVFLSSLHCGLIAHGSATFHYAAMFLIGAALAKNQAEIVNRFCTQRRSVKIMLFAVATFLYTIRWSAYGAFESARAIGAREYIAAVGIIIFIIVALSSNTAKRILHMRPVEFLGKISYSLYLVHMPILICLLHAFHETIAMNGIALLVIVVSLLVASLSYYMIELPAIRFGKAIIGRM; from the coding sequence ATGAATCGTTACATAGAATTGGATTCGTTAAGAGGGATTGCGGCATTTTCGGTGATGCTGTCGCATGTATTGATAGTCTATCCGGCTTTTTATCAGAATACATACGATCAGGGATATCTTACGATCCTTAATTGGCTGAAATATTCGCCGCTGCATCTGTTTTGGGTAGGACAGGAGGCGGTACTGTTCTTTTTTATTTTGAGTGGCTTCGTATTGTATCTGCCGTATCGCAATGAGCGTCAGCTGCCCTATAAAAAGTATTTGATAAAACGGATCTGCCGAATTTATCTGCCGTATCTGGCGACATTGCTGTTCGCGTATCTTCTTCGATCCCTTTCGGATAGTGAAAAGATTCCGGAATTGAGCTATTGGTTCAATGAATTGTGGTCAAGGCCTTATTCCTGGAAAACGATAGCGAGTCATTCTAGTTTAGTTGGGAGTTTTGATACGAACGCACTGAATCCGGTCATCTGGTCTTTGGTGGATGAAATGAGGATTTCCATTCTCTTCCCGCTTTTGGCTGTATTTGTCCTGCGTTATAACTGGAAAATTGTAGCGTTGCTTTGTGTCTTTCTTTCCTCCCTGCACTGTGGGTTGATTGCGCATGGCAGTGCGACCTTTCATTATGCAGCGATGTTTTTGATCGGAGCGGCCTTGGCAAAAAATCAGGCTGAGATTGTGAATAGGTTTTGCACACAAAGGAGAAGCGTGAAGATCATGCTTTTTGCTGTAGCGACTTTTCTCTATACGATCCGGTGGAGTGCATATGGAGCGTTTGAATCGGCTCGGGCCATTGGAGCAAGAGAGTACATTGCCGCGGTAGGCATCATCATTTTTATCATTGTCGCGCTTTCATCGAATACGGCGAAGCGGATATTGCATATGAGACCGGTTGAGTTTTTGGGAAAAATATCCTATTCATTGTATTTGGTTCATATGCCGATTCTAATTTGTTTATTGCATGCTTTTCACGAAACGATAGCGATGAACGGGATTGCCTTGCTGGTAATCGTCGTCTCTTTGCTTGTGGCATCGCTGAGTTACTATATGATTGAACTGCCGGCGATCCGATTTGGGAAAGCGATAATTGGCAGGATGTAA
- the waaF gene encoding lipopolysaccharide heptosyltransferase II, with the protein MKILVINLMHIGDLLLVTPVLRALRNNYPEAYIALLADAKLADLVRLNPCIDELIAWDKKGEQNKLGNYWRAVCELRAKRFDIAINLHQNERASFAAAFSGAKKIVGYSTWGPHFFFDRMMKNRKAIKHQVDSHYDVLREHLGMEECRDQGLEMVIDSESEERADRLWRTAFQDGGARKIVGLNVGASWPTKRWRGEYYAELADRLLELGYGVVFFGGPMDVEMVEEVQAQMKRREHPQCKTLTGKMSLMELAALLKKCNVLVTNDSGPMHVAVAMKVRIVTMFGPSPVPGFYPYNDTSVNIKSDMHCHPCGLHQCPTDHECMRGISVELMLTYTLEQLEQPRTYGKGMYIEPNDKMFRKAEELISPIGH; encoded by the coding sequence TTGAAGATTTTAGTCATCAATCTGATGCATATCGGAGATCTGCTTTTGGTGACGCCGGTGCTGCGCGCATTGCGTAACAATTACCCTGAAGCATATATCGCACTGCTGGCCGATGCGAAGCTGGCGGATTTGGTACGGCTGAACCCTTGCATCGACGAACTGATCGCCTGGGATAAGAAAGGCGAGCAGAACAAGCTTGGCAATTATTGGCGGGCGGTATGCGAATTGCGTGCGAAACGATTCGATATTGCAATCAATTTGCACCAGAATGAACGGGCATCGTTTGCTGCGGCGTTCAGCGGTGCCAAGAAAATTGTCGGTTATTCGACCTGGGGGCCGCACTTTTTCTTCGACCGGATGATGAAGAATCGTAAGGCGATCAAACATCAAGTCGATTCGCATTACGACGTGCTGCGTGAACACCTGGGGATGGAAGAATGCCGTGATCAGGGGCTGGAGATGGTGATTGATTCCGAATCAGAAGAAAGGGCGGATCGATTGTGGCGTACGGCATTTCAAGATGGCGGCGCAAGAAAGATTGTTGGTTTGAATGTCGGAGCCAGCTGGCCGACGAAGCGTTGGCGCGGCGAGTATTATGCCGAGTTGGCGGATCGTCTGTTGGAACTGGGCTATGGTGTCGTGTTTTTCGGCGGTCCGATGGATGTGGAAATGGTCGAAGAGGTGCAGGCGCAGATGAAACGGCGCGAGCATCCGCAGTGCAAGACGCTGACCGGGAAGATGTCACTGATGGAACTGGCGGCGCTGCTGAAAAAATGCAATGTGCTGGTCACGAATGATTCCGGCCCGATGCATGTGGCGGTCGCGATGAAGGTACGCATCGTCACGATGTTCGGTCCGTCGCCGGTACCGGGTTTCTATCCCTACAACGACACCAGCGTCAACATCAAAAGCGATATGCACTGCCATCCGTGCGGCCTGCACCAATGTCCGACCGATCACGAATGCATGCGTGGAATCAGCGTTGAATTGATGCTTACATATACGTTGGAACAGTTAGAGCAACCGCGAACGTATGGAAAAGGGATGTATATTGAACCGAACGACAAAATGTTTCGCAAAGCGGAAGAGCTTATATCTCCAATAGGCCATTAG
- a CDS encoding glycosyltransferase: MKFAIVETVVTPGGHEIDYDRILVEELKALGHEVEFYVPEGHRFQWDYRVPIHEMPGSGVSYDGIRGIRKWWRACIRERRRHGWYETLFAKAKEGAFDALIFPSATYRYLRGLRRSKLLKSPVPTFFIIHGLTPTEAGRLFEQGEAVRSEKNVKILVQTFARQALSTNLPNVHFCNPPAYVPRDIPGRGLQQCPETLTLGFFGQYRKEKNLDTFLDVFGACRFERKVKLLIQGATKSDEDAADFQRIIEKYGADARIEFLHKALIGPEWQAGIDSVDALVMPYPAERYRYHTSAMLSNGIGFYRPMIIADNVNPEVLAEYGVGIAFDGKDLQAFQTALETFVNTFDSRFEQYRSELQRANDDFSPRKLAQTLVDLAK; this comes from the coding sequence ATGAAATTTGCAATCGTTGAGACGGTCGTCACGCCGGGAGGACATGAAATCGACTATGACCGTATTCTCGTTGAAGAATTGAAGGCATTAGGGCATGAAGTGGAGTTTTACGTGCCGGAAGGCCATCGCTTTCAATGGGACTATCGTGTGCCGATTCATGAAATGCCAGGGAGCGGCGTTTCATATGACGGAATCAGAGGAATCAGGAAGTGGTGGCGTGCTTGCATCCGGGAGCGGCGACGGCATGGCTGGTATGAAACGTTATTTGCCAAAGCGAAGGAAGGCGCGTTTGATGCGCTGATTTTCCCATCGGCCACCTATCGCTATTTGCGCGGCTTGCGCCGCAGTAAACTGCTGAAATCGCCGGTGCCGACTTTCTTTATCATTCACGGACTGACGCCGACAGAAGCCGGACGGTTGTTCGAGCAAGGCGAAGCGGTGCGTAGTGAAAAAAATGTGAAAATCCTTGTACAGACTTTTGCTAGGCAGGCTCTCTCGACGAATCTGCCTAATGTTCATTTCTGCAATCCGCCGGCTTATGTGCCGCGCGATATTCCGGGACGCGGCCTGCAGCAATGTCCAGAAACGCTGACGCTGGGTTTTTTTGGCCAGTACCGCAAAGAAAAGAATCTGGATACGTTTCTGGACGTATTCGGTGCGTGCCGTTTTGAACGGAAGGTGAAGCTGTTGATTCAAGGGGCGACGAAGTCCGATGAGGATGCCGCCGATTTTCAGCGGATCATTGAAAAATACGGTGCGGATGCGCGGATTGAATTTCTGCACAAGGCTTTGATCGGACCGGAGTGGCAGGCAGGGATCGATTCGGTGGATGCGTTGGTCATGCCGTATCCAGCCGAGCGATACCGCTATCATACCTCGGCGATGCTGTCGAACGGGATCGGGTTTTACCGCCCGATGATCATTGCGGACAATGTGAATCCGGAAGTGCTGGCCGAATACGGCGTCGGCATCGCGTTTGACGGCAAAGACCTGCAGGCGTTCCAAACGGCTCTGGAAACTTTCGTAAACACTTTTGATTCACGGTTTGAACAGTACCGTAGCGAACTGCAACGTGCCAACGATGATTTCTCACCGCGCAAATTGGCACAGACATTGGTCGACTTGGCAAAATAA
- a CDS encoding glycosyltransferase family 2 protein, translating into MMANRLAVLVLTLNEEKNMKECLSSVLFADELVVIDSGSSDRTIELAQELGANCYVHPMTDGFAGQRNFALQKTKAEWVLFLDADERITPEAANEIRKVVEQGEPYAYEILRRNIVFGQPVQYGGHSPDYSLRLYPRTAISWQGLVHEQALVNLPIRQLKNYMWHHTYTSWERYFFKFNQYTTMMADQMYEKGKRAAWSDIMIRPWVGFIKFYLLKSGWRDGKMGFILAALHFFYTMMKYVKLYYHQAEGEHSNEICNR; encoded by the coding sequence ATGATGGCAAATCGTTTGGCGGTTTTAGTGCTGACTCTGAATGAAGAGAAAAACATGAAAGAATGTTTGAGCAGCGTTTTGTTTGCTGATGAACTGGTAGTGATTGATTCGGGCAGCAGTGATCGGACAATCGAATTGGCGCAAGAACTGGGGGCGAACTGTTATGTTCATCCGATGACGGACGGTTTTGCCGGACAGCGCAATTTTGCGCTGCAGAAAACGAAAGCGGAATGGGTCTTGTTTTTGGATGCGGATGAACGGATCACGCCGGAAGCGGCGAATGAAATCCGAAAGGTTGTTGAACAAGGAGAACCGTACGCTTATGAGATTTTGCGGCGTAATATTGTATTTGGGCAACCGGTGCAATATGGCGGGCATAGTCCTGACTATTCTTTACGCTTGTATCCACGTACGGCAATCAGTTGGCAAGGACTCGTACATGAGCAGGCCCTTGTTAATTTGCCGATTCGACAGCTGAAAAATTATATGTGGCATCATACTTACACCAGCTGGGAGCGCTATTTTTTCAAGTTTAATCAATATACGACAATGATGGCCGATCAGATGTACGAAAAGGGAAAACGGGCTGCCTGGAGTGATATCATGATTCGTCCTTGGGTCGGTTTCATCAAGTTCTATTTGCTGAAGAGCGGCTGGCGTGATGGAAAAATGGGATTTATCCTGGCTGCGCTGCATTTTTTTTATACGATGATGAAATACGTGAAACTGTATTATCATCAAGCGGAAGGGGAACATTCGAATGAAATTTGCAATCGTTGA
- a CDS encoding glycosyltransferase family 9 protein, which yields MKSKVERILIINLAFIGDVILSTPVARALRAKYPNSRIDMLVVPVAAEVAVMNPYVDCVIEYDKKGRHRSWGALRQLVRQLRAERYDLAVATNFALRGALIARASGAPCRLGYAAQHGEWFLTHASKPVRSAKRHEAENYLDVLKPLAISAHDVSLTLQPPPEAYQELQSRFVKRSGEKWLVICPVGSYERKSWSKEGYAALIKALAGRARIFLIGGQREKAALDQIREMAEGQGEVLAGELTLPQVAALLQQSDLLVSVDTGPLHIGQGVGIPTLALYGPTDPAIWGPRGVRDRVIYHPDCEPCWGKGDCLEKKCMANISQAEVIKNAMEMLGL from the coding sequence ATGAAGAGTAAAGTGGAACGGATACTGATTATCAATCTGGCGTTTATTGGCGATGTTATTCTATCGACGCCGGTTGCGCGCGCTTTGAGAGCAAAATATCCCAATAGCCGAATTGATATGTTGGTGGTGCCGGTTGCAGCAGAAGTTGCGGTGATGAATCCGTATGTGGATTGCGTTATCGAATATGATAAAAAAGGCCGTCACCGTTCTTGGGGTGCGTTGCGGCAATTAGTCCGACAATTGCGAGCCGAACGCTATGATTTGGCGGTTGCGACCAATTTTGCCTTGCGCGGCGCGCTGATTGCCAGGGCGAGCGGCGCGCCCTGCCGCCTTGGCTATGCTGCACAGCATGGTGAATGGTTTTTGACGCATGCCAGTAAACCGGTGCGTAGCGCCAAACGTCATGAAGCGGAAAATTATCTGGATGTGTTGAAACCGTTGGCTATTTCGGCTCACGATGTCAGTTTGACCTTACAGCCGCCGCCGGAGGCGTACCAAGAGTTGCAGAGCCGTTTTGTGAAGCGTTCGGGAGAGAAATGGCTGGTGATTTGTCCGGTCGGCAGTTATGAACGAAAAAGTTGGAGTAAGGAAGGGTATGCGGCGCTAATCAAGGCACTGGCCGGTCGAGCGCGCATTTTTTTGATCGGCGGCCAACGGGAAAAAGCTGCATTGGACCAGATTAGAGAAATGGCCGAGGGGCAAGGCGAAGTGCTGGCCGGTGAGTTGACTTTGCCGCAGGTAGCGGCGTTGCTGCAGCAAAGCGATTTATTGGTGAGCGTTGATACGGGGCCGTTGCATATAGGACAGGGTGTCGGTATTCCGACCTTGGCGTTATATGGTCCGACAGATCCGGCGATCTGGGGACCTCGCGGCGTGCGGGATCGGGTGATTTATCATCCGGACTGCGAGCCTTGTTGGGGTAAAGGAGATTGCTTGGAAAAAAAGTGTATGGCAAACATTAGTCAGGCAGAAGTGATTAAGAATGCAATGGAAATGTTGGGCTTGTAA
- a CDS encoding glycosyltransferase family 9 protein — protein sequence MHKRKFDMAAKKVSTMNILIVKLSAIGDVVHALPAAAALKKSMPSCKISWVVEKMAYDLVADHPYIDEAIVFDKAKCKSLGGLICYAPRFLRDLRRRHFDVALDLQGLMKSALIAWGSGAAKRYVYENSREGSDWLAQRIVGQHALGGHVTERYLDVVRYLGCDVQTGSADYGIFVSDEERKTAYNLARHQGFDMKQRYAVFILGANWPNKIWPQEHFAAVGDVLYGKGIIPVVVGGSGDGQLAAIVAEQMKIPPIDLTGRTSLKQLAAILEQAAVVIGGDTGPMHLAAALKTPTVALMGPTDEARNGPYGQGHAVVITPHDCAGCWQRSCPKGWDCLAALKSEAVLTAVERICR from the coding sequence GTGCATAAACGCAAATTCGACATGGCGGCGAAAAAGGTTTCGACGATGAATATTTTGATTGTAAAGTTGAGCGCGATTGGTGATGTGGTACATGCATTGCCGGCGGCAGCGGCATTAAAGAAGAGCATGCCGTCGTGTAAAATCAGTTGGGTTGTGGAAAAAATGGCATATGATTTGGTTGCTGACCATCCGTATATCGATGAAGCAATCGTATTTGATAAAGCAAAGTGTAAGAGTTTGGGCGGATTGATCTGCTATGCGCCGAGATTCTTGCGCGACTTGCGCCGTCGTCATTTTGACGTGGCGCTCGATTTGCAAGGGCTGATGAAAAGTGCACTGATTGCCTGGGGGAGCGGAGCTGCAAAACGCTATGTCTATGAAAACAGCCGTGAGGGAAGTGACTGGCTGGCGCAGCGCATTGTCGGGCAGCATGCGCTTGGCGGTCATGTGACGGAACGTTACCTGGACGTTGTGCGCTATCTTGGTTGCGATGTGCAAACGGGTTCGGCGGACTATGGAATTTTCGTCAGCGATGAAGAACGTAAAACGGCATATAACCTGGCGCGTCATCAGGGCTTTGACATGAAACAGCGCTATGCGGTGTTTATTCTTGGTGCGAACTGGCCAAACAAAATTTGGCCGCAAGAACATTTTGCCGCAGTTGGCGATGTTCTATATGGGAAAGGAATCATTCCGGTTGTGGTCGGCGGAAGTGGCGACGGTCAATTGGCGGCAATCGTAGCGGAGCAGATGAAGATTCCGCCAATTGACTTAACAGGACGAACCAGTTTAAAACAGCTGGCGGCAATTCTCGAACAAGCCGCTGTCGTGATCGGCGGTGATACGGGGCCGATGCATTTGGCCGCGGCGCTCAAAACACCGACCGTTGCATTGATGGGGCCGACGGATGAGGCTCGCAACGGCCCGTATGGGCAAGGACATGCGGTCGTGATTACGCCGCATGATTGCGCCGGATGTTGGCAGCGCAGTTGTCCGAAAGGTTGGGATTGTCTGGCGGCGCTAAAATCGGAAGCGGTTCTGACTGCGGTGGAGAGGATTTGTCGTTAA
- a CDS encoding glycosyltransferase family 4 protein, with translation MSRLLSIMQIISSAEWGGREQHVKELARGLQDCGHRVMIVTRNNAFHVRRYREVAETQVLRLRNLVDFRSIAQLAAWICEREIDCIHVHTGRDAWLALLATKWAGRGKVFNSRHTVSQVKTDFLHRWYYRNLAAVICVSNMVRQEFLAACPLIAPDKAVVVYNGIDTRPFLQLQAKIPFLQEPFLIGYAGRISPEKGLEHLVEAVGILRRDGYKQVKLVLAGNAKADYKLRLEELICKWDLQACVEFAGFQEEIASFISALDAFVLPCVWQEAFGLVLCEAMVCGKPVISTKTGAQKELIESGVNGLLIDSPSGSEVAAALKGLIDEPALAQQFGERARETVLQRFTLEHMVERMIDCYRRGGA, from the coding sequence ATGAGCCGGTTACTGTCGATAATGCAAATTATTTCGTCTGCCGAGTGGGGCGGTCGAGAGCAGCATGTGAAGGAGTTGGCGCGCGGTTTGCAGGATTGCGGTCATCGCGTAATGATTGTAACGCGGAACAATGCCTTTCATGTGCGGCGGTATCGTGAGGTTGCGGAGACGCAGGTTCTGCGGCTACGGAATCTGGTTGACTTTCGATCGATAGCGCAATTAGCAGCTTGGATTTGCGAACGTGAAATTGATTGCATTCATGTGCATACCGGCCGTGATGCATGGTTGGCTCTGCTGGCGACAAAGTGGGCCGGGCGCGGCAAAGTGTTTAATTCAAGACATACAGTTTCGCAGGTTAAGACAGACTTCCTGCATCGCTGGTATTATCGAAATTTGGCGGCGGTCATTTGTGTTTCAAATATGGTGCGGCAAGAATTTCTGGCGGCTTGCCCGCTTATTGCGCCGGACAAAGCAGTTGTTGTTTATAATGGAATCGATACGCGGCCATTTCTACAGTTGCAAGCAAAAATTCCATTTTTGCAAGAGCCTTTCCTTATCGGTTATGCCGGACGCATTTCGCCGGAAAAGGGACTGGAGCATCTGGTCGAGGCGGTCGGAATTCTGCGGCGGGATGGTTATAAGCAAGTCAAGCTGGTGCTGGCCGGTAATGCAAAAGCAGATTATAAGCTGCGATTGGAAGAGCTGATTTGCAAGTGGGATTTGCAGGCGTGCGTCGAATTTGCGGGGTTTCAAGAAGAGATTGCTTCTTTTATAAGCGCATTGGACGCTTTCGTTCTGCCCTGTGTATGGCAGGAGGCGTTTGGCTTGGTGTTGTGCGAGGCGATGGTTTGCGGCAAACCGGTTATCAGTACCAAAACGGGCGCACAAAAAGAATTGATTGAAAGCGGAGTAAATGGTCTGTTGATCGATTCGCCCTCTGGCAGTGAGGTTGCAGCAGCGCTGAAGGGTTTAATTGACGAACCGGCGTTGGCGCAACAATTTGGGGAGCGGGCGCGCGAAACGGTTTTGCAACGGTTTACGCTTGAACATATGGTGGAAAGGATGATCGATTGCTATCGAAGGGGCGGTGCATAA
- the rfaE2 gene encoding D-glycero-beta-D-manno-heptose 1-phosphate adenylyltransferase: MKLIERQDIPKLREKWQAEGARVVFTNGCFDILHAGHVRYLQAARELGDCLVLGLNSDASVQRLKGPSRPINSEEDRAEVLAALSAIDYVVIFSEQTAEELVREVRPNVYVKGGDYNVKSLPEADIVAAYGGETVLIPEVPGRSSSKVIAKIKENQV, translated from the coding sequence ATGAAATTGATAGAACGACAAGATATTCCTAAGTTACGCGAAAAATGGCAGGCGGAAGGTGCGCGGGTTGTGTTTACCAATGGCTGCTTTGACATCCTGCATGCCGGGCACGTGCGTTATCTGCAAGCGGCACGCGAACTCGGAGATTGTTTGGTGCTCGGGCTGAACAGTGATGCGTCGGTACAGCGCCTCAAAGGGCCAAGTCGACCAATCAATAGTGAAGAAGATCGTGCAGAAGTACTAGCGGCCTTATCTGCAATTGACTATGTTGTTATTTTTTCTGAGCAGACTGCAGAAGAATTAGTACGTGAAGTGCGACCAAATGTGTATGTAAAAGGCGGCGACTATAATGTAAAATCGCTGCCGGAAGCGGATATTGTTGCAGCCTATGGAGGAGAGACGGTTTTGATTCCTGAAGTACCTGGACGTTCGTCAAGCAAGGTCATCGCAAAAATTAAGGAGAATCAGGTATGA